AGAAAGCATGGCATGGAAGCAACCTAAGTTAGAAACATGCATAAACCGCAAAATGTAAGAAACAAAAAGTATTTGCACTCAACTTTTAGTATTCAGATAAAAGAGTAGTGTGGGTACTCTTTGGTATAAATCCTAAACCGGCATAGATGAATTTGGATGGGGACGAATTATTGGATGATTAGGAAACAAGATTGATGGATTTGATCTGTGGTATTAGAAAGAGAAGATATGGCGATTAATTTGGCACAAAAACAAAAGAACCAAAATGTCAAAAATTTACAAGATGCAACAATTTGGAGGATTCTTCTCTTTCATGAACCTGCTAGTGTTTGTGAATTGAATGGTTCATGAATGCAATTGAAAACATGGATCCATTTGTTGCTAATATTTGACATAGAGCTATTCTAAACACCTTAGATTTTGCATTCTTGAGATAATTATTGAGTGTAGTATGGAAATATAAAGTTTTGCAAACTACCACAGAACTTGCAAGATTTACCATTTAAAAGCAAACTTCTTTGCAGGCAATTCCACAGGGTACTGAAAAGAGTATGCATTTATGTCATCGACTAGTAAAGCCATCTTTACATCTTCACCCAGCTCAACCACAGCTTGCAAATctacaaaaatataaaagatacaaTGAAAAATGAACAAGTTTATGTCAAACAAGTGAAACAAAGTTAAAGCATATAAAAAACACGTGAAAGAATTTGTGAAAATCATGTTCAACAAATTCCACGAACTATGCATTTCCTTCTTAACAGATGAACAACTCATTAGTTTACCAATCACCATGAACTGCAGCCCTTGTTAATGTCTACTTCTAACTGTAATttggattcaagctctgcaGAAGCTAATTCGCACTACCTTAAACCATCTTACGAAGACCAAACATGACTTGAGACATATAGCCGTAAAAAGATAAGGTCCTCTCAAAGGGCAAAACATCCAACACAATGTCTTCAAGAGAAATTACAATGACAAACATGTTCTTGTTCTAATAACCACAATATTTTAAAGTGACAAtgatttctatttctttttgatGTAAAGTTTTGTAGGTTCACTACATTAGGAAATTATTAGCCTCTTATGTCAGAGTAAGTTCAAAACATTCCTTAAGCCAACACTATACTGACTTTGTCTTCTTATATTTTGGAAGATGATAGTACCAATAAAATCCCCTATCCCAACTGTTGGTTTCTTGTGATAATTTTCCAACATAACAAATTAGCCGAAGCTCCAATATTAAAATCATTGCTAAATTCCTTTCAGAAACCTTCCAGCCTATGATCCAATTCTAAATAAAACCTAATTCACAGACCTCACAACAAGAAACAGATTTAAATTCAAGAAACTCTCAAATCTTGGATATAGCTATCCTAgatccaagaacaaatcttacATATTTCTGAACCATCATATACACGTCTTACATTCAAGAAACCAAGAAGACCAATCCCCCCCTTCCTTACATAAAGAATTCATAATAGATGAAACATATACAAATATAGAAAAAGGCAAGAAACAGAAAAGGGAAAAATATTAGACTGATGTAAGCTCAATATTACCAgaagttggaagaataagagCAAACGAAGTTGAGAGGCCATACAGCACCAATTCCCTTCTCTGAACGCTTTCTATCGAAATAGGCAGCAAAGAAGCGGAAACAACTAGACGGCTTCTCCTCAAAGATCGACGTGTTCCCCTGTTCAAAGAACTCTGGATACAACCCCTGCCGAGATAAAGATCAAGAAACTTGGTACGAGtgtgagagagaaggagagaaagagagaaagtttTCTCGAGAAACGCACCTATTTGTAGGGGTATTGGAGGGGagaggagatgaggaatgggagagggagggaggaggggaGAGAAGAGCCACTGCCATTCCCCTTCTCACTTTTTCTCAGGGCGGTGGCCTCTGGGGAACTCTTCGGGGATAGCGATATCCACTCGACTTCGGGATAGGAAGTCGATCACCGTATACGGGATAGGTTACCGTGTGAGTCTAATACATGATAGAGCATTGTACTTTCAATCTCTGAGTGATTCCACAAGGTGGACGGCAGATCTGACGGTCCGCATATAATTATGCGATCCAAGCGTTTGCATGTCAAACTCGCCGAAAGCTTATCTTTAATCCCCGTGAGTGCAGCCGCATAAACCACGACCAACGCGCGCCGGGTCAATCGGGTCGGATCGCTTGTACCCGGAAAACAAAAAGCGGGGTCGGATCGCGATGCCAAACTCTTGTTTTTTGAAATGAACACCCATGGAGTTTAAAAAGGAATGAAGCTAGTTGTCAAATTATACGGAAGAGCGGGCGTATCTCTATCAGAAAAGTAACGGCTATTCTATGCGCGCGCTTACCGTCCGTCGAGGCGCGTACCGGAGGGAGTGGGCTATTGATTGCTTTAAATCAACCTCGTCTTCCTTTCTTCGCTCCAAAACCTTCGTTTTGTCTTCTCCGTCTAAGCCTGGAGAATTTGTAAATTATGACTTTGTCACAAGAAAAAATTTTAGAGCTATTCATTTTTAAAGTTTTACGAGTAATTTTTATTAGAAAGATCGTAAATTTAGGTGTATATAGAATTTTTATGATCGGAGGTTTCGGTCTGATcgaattttctttttgttaataccgctttctttttatcttttggtGAAAATTGAGGAGTTTTCGGCGCAGTCGGTGAGGATAGATTCCGTGGATTGGTTTGCTTCTTCTTTGGATTTTTCCAAGAATTTCGATAGTAGGCAATGAGATTGGAGATCTTCCGACGTTGACCAATTTATTTTGGAAGAAGAGGAGCTCATAGGAGAGAAGCGAGAGGGAATAGGGTTAGGGTTGTTAGGATTTGGTTCCATTTTTCTATCTGTGGGGTTTTTGAGGTTTGGGGATCGGGATGGGAGTGGATTACTACAACATCTTGAAGGTGAACCGGCACGCGACCGATGAGGATCTGAAGAAAGCGTACCGGAAATTGGCGATGACGTGGCACCCCGACAAGAATCCGACCAACAAGAAGGAAGCTGAGGCTAAATTTAAACAGATCTCCGAAGCCTATGAGGCAAGTCATTTGATTCCTTCCTCCCTCCGTTTTGGTCTCAGTCTTTTTTAATCTGATTGTTTCATGAGTAATAAAAAATGGAGTGTGTAATGTCTAAATGTGGTTCTTTTTCCAAGTTCTCATTTTTAATATCTCTTTTCTGATGTCTTTTCAAAGACTTTGCGATTTCTTCCAGATATTGATGGGAATTCTTTATATTCTGAGAAAAGGGGGGAAAATGGAAGGACGAATCAACAATCTGAGATGTTTTAGTGGGTTTTTTTCCTCAATTTATTTTCTCTTTGTTGGAACCCTGCAATGCATAAAAACAAAGTGAATTTTGCTGGTTTCAAGGCATTTGTTTTTGGTTCCAAAAGCTTCTGGTTTGCATCTTGGTAGCATTGGGTGAACAgttcttttctagaagtaattctctgtttgttcatgtgaatatttaagattaattTTGGAAATTTTGGTTATTCGAGGTcaaaaagaaaccaaattgAATCACCTCTCCCCTTGGAAGAAATTAATTGTTTGCACTAATTCAGACAAGAAATTCCAGATGGTATTTTGGATGATCATGTGTTGCTCAATTCTTAATGGTTTTAGTGCAGGTCTTAAGCGATCCTCAAAAAAGGGCAATCTACGATCAGCATGGAGAAGAGGGCTTGAAGGGCATGCCCCCTCCTGGTTCTGCAGGTGGAGCTGCTAATGGTCCTGGTGACTTCCAGTTCAATCCCCGGAATGCAGAAGATATATTTGCTGAATTCTTTGGGAGTAGCCCATTCAGTTTTGGGTCCATGGGGCGTGCAAAGTCCATGAGGTTTCAATCAGAAGGCCCTGGCCTCTTTGGAGGTTTCGGTGGGCCAGAAAGTGTCTTCCGGTCATACTCTGACGGTGTCGGAGTTGGCGGGGGAGGTCAGGCTCGGAAAGCGCTGGCTGTGGAGAGCAAGTTGACGTGCAGTCTTGAAGAGCTTTACAGTGGGTCGACAAGGAAGATGAAGATATCACGGAATGTCATGGATGTGAATGGGTAAAATTCTTTCTTGTCCATCCGACATCCATTTGTGTCCTTATGATCTCGTCTTTCTCATCTGTTAATTGTGTTTTGTGTAAATGCTTGCATTTTGCCTTGTATCTGCAATTTGACTGCCTGAATAAAAGTATCTAACACGGTTCGATTGAATTATTCATTCTGCACTTTCATTTCACACTCTATTTTCGATTACATTTGTATCTGCTATCAAATATGTGATTCTCAGTGTGTCTGACTCTTTGCTGCACCTTAGTTAATACATGGTTAGTACATGCAAACATGAAGCATGCACAATAAATTGCAAACTTACCTCATGGAAGATCGGTGTttgatttttcctttttatttgctGGCAACTCATAGAACTGCCGGCCATGAATCAGCATTCCGAGCCTCTTGTCTTTTTAAACTAATTTGACCACTTAtttaatcaaaaattttgtgGCTGAAACTTTCTGTGCTATTATTATTTCTAAGCTTGTAAGTAGACTAAAACCTGAAATTTGTAAGATGGTCCGAAGCTTGATTCACATTTCAAATAGCCTGGGGGGTTCCTCTTTGCTCAGTGCACCTGCATTAGAGCTGCCAGTCTCGTGCAGCCCGGCAGTTTGGATGTAGGATAAATACTTTTTTTAGTGTGGAAAAGacaatatttttttagtttagaGTTCTTTGTAGCAGTTCATGGTTATGCAGAATAACAAGAAAAGCTACATTCTTCATTTATATCACTTGATCCCTTCATTGAAAACTGATAAGGTACCctatgaaattttttgaaaattttggaaagTGGTAGCTTTGCTTCAGTATGATCATCAGTTATCGATACCTTTGTTGTCAATTTGCAATCATAATTTGCATGTACTATGACTTTGACTGCTAATTAGCGGAGCAAAGTCGtcgtattttattatattttctcaTATTGGTGGGATGACTTTAGAATCATGTTCTCTTTTCACTGGAATGTGCCTGTAAAATGAAAATTCTTATAGGTTGAGATTTTCCTTTCAGCATGTTCTTTATAATTGTAGAGCATATGCAGAATGATTGGTTGGGTCCAACTTGCAATTACCAATGGTTGATCATGTGCTGGAAATGCATCAGGCTTGCACCTTCATCTAGTGAATTACTTCCAAATGTTGtcggaaaaattaataaaaatcgtCAATTTTGGTCTATTCAATCACTAGCTCTTACGCTTATTGGATTAATACAGCATCCTTCTGAAaagattttaatttcttttttgcttAAGCGTCTTGAAAAACTTGCAGACGAATGGTACCAGAATCAGAAATACTAACTATTGATGTGAAGCCTGGGTGGAAGAAGGGGACCAAGATCACATTCCCTTGCAAGGGAAACCAGCAGTTCAACCAACTTCCTGCAGATCTTGTTTTTGTCATCGATGAGAAGCCCCATGAGGTGTACAAGAGGGATGGCAATGACCTGGTGATTAACCAGAAGATTTCATTGGCAGAGGCACTTGCAGGGACCACCATAAACCTCACCACACTGGACAGCCGTTGCCTGTCAATCCCAGTAACTGATGTTGTCAGCCCAGGCTATGAGCTTGTGATAGCAAAAGAGGGGATGCCGATCGCTAAGGAGCCAGGAAGGAAGGGGAACTTGAAGATCAAGTTTGATGTGAAATTCCCATTGAGGCTGACAGCTGAGCAACGGGCAAGCATACAACGCGTTTTGGGAGATTAACTTGACAACAGATGGAAATCTGTATCTCATCTCATCTCATCTATGACAAGTTGTTTTTCTGAATACTTTCGATATTGTATTTGTTTCTTCTCTGTTTGATCTGATCATTCATCTGTATTGTTTCCAAGTGTAAAGTGGTGGTGATTAACCATCTAATCTATTTACTGAAAATATCGGCATTCTGGATTCTAATTTGTTGAATGAAGGTAACTCTATAGTGAAATATTCTGAACTTATGTGTGATATCCATGAGTATAATCCAGCCTCAAGACTAGGATGGAAAGTTGTAGAGCAGATGGTGCAAGCAACTCAACATTCTTGACATCTCTTGGTAGTTCATATAAAAGACATCACAGAAAGTTATCGTCTTCACTTTCTAGGTCAAGACTCCAATCCAACCCATTCACTTGCAAGTCCTAGATTTGGAGTGCTTTTTCAGGCAAACCTCATGTCCAACCAAGAGGGTAATTTTTGCAATCTTTTCACTGGGGTTCGATTGTAGTTAGGGCCTTATTTTTTTAACCAATATCGATCCATGATTCTAAAGTCAGTTTAAACCTAAATGATCCAGGTTAAACCTAACTGAGTCCGTGGCTTATGATCAAATTTCAAACCCAACAAAAGTTGTATCTGGATTCTATCCAAATTCTTGCAAGACATGTCTCAAACTAGATGACCCGGGATTAGCAAATTAGCTCACAATTGCCCAAATCCTTGACCAGTCCTTCCTTTCCCTCAGCCTTGATTTAGCCTCCTTTCCTGCCTTTTCCTCAGCCCCACCCAAGCTAGTCGGtgacacactctctctctctctctctctctctctctctctcatgcacaCACAACAGAGAAGTAGTTGTGACCAAGGGACTTGTACGGTTAACCTAAAGGCACATACATataatttcttctcaacatattCTATGGTAATCTTTGGTTGCTAGTTAAGTGGTGGTTACTGAATGGTTATCCACTAAAGTCAACGCAGGTTGACTCTAGGCAATATGGACCAGAAAGGTGCTTAACCTATCTAAACTTATTTCATCCCCCAGGATAAGTGATTAAGACCCTtcggaaaaaaaatgataagtGATTAAGGAATGGTTACTTGGAGTTGAAAATTATCATATAGTTCTTTTAATTTAAGGATGTTTAAGTAATTTAATGTTCCACTAAGGAGTTTCATATTATTTTTCCTCCAGTTATTTTATATGTAATGAAATCGGCAAAAATAGTGAATTATTTGAAGCTTGTAGCTCGGGACCTCCATGTAATTTACTTTCTGAGGACGTCTTTTATAAATCCTATGTAAAATGGCGCTTGCAATTGCGTAATTTTCATGCAATTGTTTTCATTTACTTTCTGTAGAAAGATGTGACCATCTGAAATTAGTAATGGTCCAAGAACAGCCACCTCGGTCTTCAACAAATAACCATCTGGCTTGAGCAATTGATGTTGGGGTGGCTTCATTCCAATATATGGTGCTTCTGCAAATTAGGACGGGATGGTTCGCTGCAATTCATCAAGTTCATTGAGTCGGTGCAGATGTCTGTTTCAGAAACAAATAAAAGTGTTTCTCCACAACCTCTTTTCCAGAGTACAGCAAATTGCTTGGTTCGAGTGTTTTGTGATCGGACGAGTgctattaaaatttttaacaAAATTGGAGTTTTTGCCACCAAACTGTTGACTTCGTTAGATTAATTAATAAATCATCTTTGTGATTTCATCTCAAGTAGGCTATCTCGGTAGAGTCCTTAAAATGAAGGTTAATAAAGCAACATGGAGCGAGAGAATCATCCCCAGTACATGGAAAGCTGTCCTGACCACGGTCAAGATCAGGCAAGATTTATACCAAATCAATTGAAACGTAATGCCAGCCAGATCTCTACCATGTTGGCCCAAGGCCATCCTCCAGTGTAGCTGTGCCCATGGCAGGCCAATACATTAATT
This portion of the Phoenix dactylifera cultivar Barhee BC4 chromosome 11, palm_55x_up_171113_PBpolish2nd_filt_p, whole genome shotgun sequence genome encodes:
- the LOC103720927 gene encoding dnaJ homolog subfamily B member 1-like isoform X1; its protein translation is MGVDYYNILKVNRHATDEDLKKAYRKLAMTWHPDKNPTNKKEAEAKFKQISEAYEVLSDPQKRAIYDQHGEEGLKGMPPPGSAGGAANGPGDFQFNPRNAEDIFAEFFGSSPFSFGSMGRAKSMRFQSEGPGLFGGFGGPESVFRSYSDGVGVGGGGQARKALAVESKLTCSLEELYSGSTRKMKISRNVMDVNGRMVPESEILTIDVKPGWKKGTKITFPCKGNQQFNQLPADLVFVIDEKPHEVYKRDGNDLVINQKISLAEALAGTTINLTTLDSRCLSIPVTDVVSPGYELVIAKEGMPIAKEPGRKGNLKIKFDVKFPLRLTAEQRASIQRVLGD
- the LOC103720927 gene encoding dnaJ homolog subfamily B member 6-like isoform X2, encoding MGVDYYNILKVNRHATDEDLKKAYRKLAMTWHPDKNPTNKKEAEAKFKQISEAYEVLSDPQKRAIYDQHGEEGLKGMPPPGSAGGAANGPGDFQFNPRNAEDIFAEFFGSSPFSFGSMGRAKSMRFQSEGPGLFGGFGGPESVFRSYSDGVGVGGGGQARKALAVESKLTCSLEELYSGSTRKMKISRNVMDVNGVLKNLQTNGTRIRNTNY